The region TTATAGAACGCTAGTTCCTGTTTGCCCTTATTTTAAGTATTTTTCTTGGAATAGGACTTGCCACAAGTGCAGGTTTTAGAGTGTTTATACCGCTGGCGTTTGTTCTAGCAGTAACTTAACTGCTGGTGGATTAGGCAACCCAGTAGTAAGCAACGTAGAAGCAGGTTTTTCTAGTGCATTATTATTTTGTCCGCTGCTTTTTAACCCTTTGCTATCATAGCGGTGCTTTTCCTATTGAATGGAATGCGAAAGTGATACAAGACAATGTTCAAGAAGAAGAAGGAAAATGTTGTGGTTGGGTAGTTCCGCTTTCGCGAAAGCGAAACGAAAGACTAAATTTATTTAAAGCCCCCCTTTTTTAAAGCTAGAAATGCGAGATAGTATATTCCTTCAGAAAAGGAACCTATAGTCATTGAGGATGATGTTATCTCGCGATATTGTTTGGGATTCATGGTGCTCTGCATTATTAGGATTGATCATTTTAATTTGTGTTTTGCCATTAGTAATCAGGATCAAGACAGAGGCTGTTGCATCTAGAATTTTAATACACAAAATTGATCATTTGTTTTACGGTATACATAGCAGAGCACATCAAACTTCTATCAAGTTCCATAACGCTAACTAATGCTGCGTCATTTTTGAAACGACCGCTGCTAGAAATACATTTGTACATTTTAGGAGAGAAAATGGTTTTGATGTAAAAGAATCAGATAGAAGATTACCTTTGTTATCGCCTAATTATTAGAGATGAAAAAAATAGCGGTTATTCCAGCACGTTTTGAAGCCAGTAGATTTCCTGGAAAACTCATGAAAGATCTTTGTGGGAAGTCAGTGATCTTGCGAACTTATGAAGCAGCTTTACACACCGGTCTTTTTGACCAAGTTCTTGTTGCGACAGATAGTACAGTGATCTATGATGAGATCATTAATAATGGGGGAGAAGCAGTAATGAGCCGCAGAGATCACCAAACAGGAAGTGATCGCATCGCAGAAGCGGTGGAGAATTATGAAGCAGACGTGGTCATTAACGTTCAAGGTGATGAGCCATTTACCAATCAAGCCGATCTTAAAAAGCTTATTGAAGTATTTGAAAATGATCCTAGGAAAGAAATTTCCTTAGCTTCTTTAATGCACGAAATCAAGGATCAAGAAGATATTCAAAATCCCAATAATGTAAAAGTGATTACAGACTTGAGTGGTCATGCCTTGTATTTTTCACGTTCGATTATTCCATTTCCTAGGGACGAGAACGTTAAGCAACCCGTTTTTAAACACATAGGGATTTATGCTTTTAGAAAAGAGGCTTTATTAGATTTTTATCATCAATCCCCGACACCATTAGAGTTGTCAGAAAAGATTGAGTGTATACGGTACCTGGAGCATGGTAAGAAAATTAAAATGATTGCTACAGATCACCTTAGTATAGGAATTGACACAGCACAAGACTTAGAGAAAGCAGTTGTCCAATGGAAGCAACTGTATAATTGATAATAAAAAAGGCTCTTATTTATTCAATAAGAGCCTTTTTTTATGGATATAGTCAGTGCTTAAATAGCAATTCCAACCGGAAGCATGTCCTTGTATTTCATGCGGTTTTTTCTTACAAAACCTGCAATTTTAGGATGAGTAGGAACCACTTTGAGTTTTTTCTCATTTTTAATATTTTCAAATACAGCAGTTAAAAATTCGTTTCTAAATTCTACATCATCCTCTAATTCTTCAGGGACAATTAATTTAGTTAGGAATATTTTTCTCTCTTGCTGGGCATATTCAATTTTTGCCAACATGTCGCCTTTGCGACACTCGTACTGACGTAAAAATTCATTGTCAGTAATTTCTAAGGTAGTAGAGGTATTCATATACTTTATTTTAACTCATTATAACCTACTAAATAGACTATCACTAATTTTATTAAAGCTAACTTTATGGCCGATTAGTGAAGTGAGTAAAAATTTCACTTATAATAATGCAAATATAGTTTAAAATTGATGCTATACATCAATTTTAATGTTAAAGCGCTGATGGAAAGCGTTTATTAATGATATGAAACACGTTTATCTTATGCCAGGTATGGCAGCTTCTTCCTTGATTTTTGAGCATATCAAACTGCCCGAGAATGAATTCACTCTACATTATTTAGAATGGATTATACCTCATAAACAGGAAAGCTTGACTTCCTATGTCAGTCGCTTGTTAAAATTAGTTACTCATAAGAACCCTGTGCTTATAGGGGTTTCATTTGGCGGTATAATTGTACAGGAGATGGCAAAACTGATAGCCGTGGATAAACTTATTCTTATTTCAACCGTTAAATCCAACAAAGAATTCCCAAGAAGGATGCGTTTTTCCAGAAGGCTAGGTTTGCATAAGATTTTTCCTACCAGCCTGGTAGAAAGTTTTGATGTATTGAGTAACTACAGTTTTGGTATTGCTCCTAAAAAGATAGAAATGTATAAAAAATACCTTTCTGTAAATAGTTCTGTTTACCTGGACTGGGCACTGGACACCATAATCAATTGGGATCAAGAAGAATCATTACCGGGTGTTATTCATATTCATGGCGATGCAGACCCTGTTTTTCCAATTAAATATATTAATGATTGCATCGTTATTCCTAAGGGGGCTCATGTAATGATTGTGAATAGATACCGATGGTTCAATGAACACTTGCCAGAACTTATTCTTTCCTGAAAAGCAGAAAGCTTAACGGTTTGTAAGACGTTAATCGTTTCATCTTTATTTATCTTTGAATAAATTCCTTAAACACATGAAAAAGATACTTTTAGGGGCTGGAATAGCCATCGTTTTTATAGTTATTATTAGTGCTATCCAACAAGGAGGAGCTGCTTCTAATACAACTACAATTGGAGCTTTGAATACATCGACTACGGTAAAAGTGGAAAAGCGTGTACAAGATTATAATGTATACAGTGTCAACTTACCTAAAAGTCTTGATTTTGCTGGTGAAGCAGTACCGCTTCATCAACCAGATATAAAAGAACGTGTTGATCGTGAGTTTTTAGTAAACACCTACTGGCAATCCAATGGTATATTACTGATTAAACGAGCCCAAAAATATTTCCCAATTATTGAGCCTATTCTTGCAGAAAATGGTGTTCCAGACGATTTTAAATATCTAGCGGTTATAGAAAGTGGTTTGCAAAATGTTAGTTCTCCGGCTGGAGCGAGAGGTTTTTGGCAAATTATGACTGGAACAGGCAGGGAATTAGGATTAGAAGTAAATGACAATGTTGATGAACGCTACCATATAGAAATGTCAACTAAAGCAGCATGTGACTATTTAAAGGAAAGCAAATCAAAATTTGGTTCTTGGACTCTTGCGGGAGCTGCCTATAATGCCGGTAACGGAGGAATTAACAAACAATTAGAAGCCCAAGGAGTAGGGAGTTATTACGATCTTCTTTTAGGAGAAGAAACGGGTCGTTATGTTTTCAGAATTTTAGCTCTCAAAGAGATTCTTAAAAACCCGAAGAACTTTGGCTTTAATGTAGACCCTAGTCATGGGTATGAAGTTATTCCTACTAAAAATGTATTGGTAGATTACGAGGTGGATGATCTTTCCGCTTTCGCGAAAGCTAATGACATTAATTATAAGATTCTTAAAATCCACAACCCGTGGTTAAGGGAACCTAGTTTAAATAACAAATCAAAAAAGGAATACACCATTGCTATTCCTGAAAAAGGCTATTATAATTAAACAGGATCAATAGGGCTCTCTCTATAGTGTTGCCTACCATTTTTTAAGGCAGTCCTTGTAACTTAAGAAAAACACTTCTATCTTTTAATATTTTGTAAGCTTTTATCTTGATGAACAAGGTTTAACGCATACAAAAATAATAGTCGTAAATAAAGAGTTTGCCGCTACAGGAACTTCTTAATATGGTTTACAAAAGTTTTGATAGCAATGCACTCATTTTTGACTCAGCTTTTGCTGAAGAACTCCGTGATCCATTTTTTAAAGATTTAATCTATTGTGAACAAGTTGTTATTGAAAAGTGACAAAAGGAGATAAATTGAATAAAATGAAAGAGTCTTTTTGTAGCTTGTGACCAACATTATTATAACCATGAAATCAACTAAAATGAGCTTAACTACTGTATTACTACTATTATTAATAGGATTGCTTGCTGGTGTTTTGAGTGGCAGTGTAGGAGTAGGAGGCGGTGTTATCATGGTTCCTTTAACTATTTGGTTTTTAGGATATTCACAACATCAAGCGCAAGGAATGAGCCTGGCTGTCCTCGCTGTCCCTGTTACTTTACTCGCGGCATATACCTATCATAAAAATGGGCATACGCTGGACTGGCGTTATGCTCTTGTTATTGCAGTAGCATTTGTAATAGGCGGGTTTTTTGGTTCAAAAATAGCTATTAGTATTAATCAACAAATGCTTAAAAAGGTGTTTGGAGTAATATTGTTGGTCGTTGCCATTAAAATGATCTTTTTCTCCAGCGTTAAAGGAGTTAGTTAAGAAAATCCTAACATTTTGAAGATCTAAATTAACGACATTTACATACTTATTAAAAATTAAAAAATCACACCATGAAAAAATTAATAATCGTTTTAAGTTTAATGTTTGTAGCTACTAGTGTTGCTGCTCAGATAGATGCGCCACAACCTAGCCCAAGCGCTAAGGCCATGCAAACCGTAGGTCTTACAGAAGTTACTCTAGAATATTCTCGTCCAGCAAAAAGAGGAAGAGCTATTTTTGGAGAGTTAGTGCCATTTGACAAACTGTGGAGAACTGGTGCAAACTCAAATTCTATGATTACATTTTCTGACGATGTAAAATTTGCTGGGACAGATGTAAAAGCAGGAACATATGCTGTTTATACAAAACCAGGAAAGAACGAATGGATCGTAATGTTATACAACGACACGAGTAACTGGGGTAATCCTAGAACTTGGGACGAAAATAAAGTAGTTGCTAGCGCTAAAGTAGAAACTAAAAAACTAAAAAACGAAGTAGAAAGCTGGACCATGGCGATCAATGAAGTGACTATGGAAGGTGCTCATTTACAAATGATGTGGGAGGAAACATTAGTAGCTGTTCCTTTTACTGTTCCTACAGCTGCCAAAACACAAGCTAGTATCGATAAAGTTATGGCAGGCCCATCAGCAGATGATTATTATAGTGCTGCTACATTTTACTTGGATGCAAATAAAAACTTACAACAAGCACATGAGTGGATATCTGAGGCTGTGGAAGCACGTCCTGAAGCCTATTGGATGCACAGAAAAAAATCTCTTATAGAGGCAAAAATGGGTAACAAGTCTGCTGCGATTGCATCGGCAAAAATCTCGTTGACTCTTGCAGAAGAAGCAAAAAATATGGATTATGTAAAATTGAATACCGACAGCCTTAAAGAATGGGGCGCAAAGATGTAAGGATATTTTATGATCTCGCTTTCGCGAAAGCGGAACAACTAAAAACCGTTTAGATTATTTCTAGGCGGTTT is a window of Nonlabens sp. MB-3u-79 DNA encoding:
- the kdsB gene encoding 3-deoxy-manno-octulosonate cytidylyltransferase, which gives rise to MKKIAVIPARFEASRFPGKLMKDLCGKSVILRTYEAALHTGLFDQVLVATDSTVIYDEIINNGGEAVMSRRDHQTGSDRIAEAVENYEADVVINVQGDEPFTNQADLKKLIEVFENDPRKEISLASLMHEIKDQEDIQNPNNVKVITDLSGHALYFSRSIIPFPRDENVKQPVFKHIGIYAFRKEALLDFYHQSPTPLELSEKIECIRYLEHGKKIKMIATDHLSIGIDTAQDLEKAVVQWKQLYN
- a CDS encoding GNAT family N-acetyltransferase, with translation MNTSTTLEITDNEFLRQYECRKGDMLAKIEYAQQERKIFLTKLIVPEELEDDVEFRNEFLTAVFENIKNEKKLKVVPTHPKIAGFVRKNRMKYKDMLPVGIAI
- a CDS encoding alpha/beta fold hydrolase, translated to MKHVYLMPGMAASSLIFEHIKLPENEFTLHYLEWIIPHKQESLTSYVSRLLKLVTHKNPVLIGVSFGGIIVQEMAKLIAVDKLILISTVKSNKEFPRRMRFSRRLGLHKIFPTSLVESFDVLSNYSFGIAPKKIEMYKKYLSVNSSVYLDWALDTIINWDQEESLPGVIHIHGDADPVFPIKYINDCIVIPKGAHVMIVNRYRWFNEHLPELILS
- a CDS encoding lytic transglycosylase domain-containing protein produces the protein MKKILLGAGIAIVFIVIISAIQQGGAASNTTTIGALNTSTTVKVEKRVQDYNVYSVNLPKSLDFAGEAVPLHQPDIKERVDREFLVNTYWQSNGILLIKRAQKYFPIIEPILAENGVPDDFKYLAVIESGLQNVSSPAGARGFWQIMTGTGRELGLEVNDNVDERYHIEMSTKAACDYLKESKSKFGSWTLAGAAYNAGNGGINKQLEAQGVGSYYDLLLGEETGRYVFRILALKEILKNPKNFGFNVDPSHGYEVIPTKNVLVDYEVDDLSAFAKANDINYKILKIHNPWLREPSLNNKSKKEYTIAIPEKGYYN
- a CDS encoding sulfite exporter TauE/SafE family protein, which encodes MSLTTVLLLLLIGLLAGVLSGSVGVGGGVIMVPLTIWFLGYSQHQAQGMSLAVLAVPVTLLAAYTYHKNGHTLDWRYALVIAVAFVIGGFFGSKIAISINQQMLKKVFGVILLVVAIKMIFFSSVKGVS
- a CDS encoding DUF2911 domain-containing protein, yielding MKKLIIVLSLMFVATSVAAQIDAPQPSPSAKAMQTVGLTEVTLEYSRPAKRGRAIFGELVPFDKLWRTGANSNSMITFSDDVKFAGTDVKAGTYAVYTKPGKNEWIVMLYNDTSNWGNPRTWDENKVVASAKVETKKLKNEVESWTMAINEVTMEGAHLQMMWEETLVAVPFTVPTAAKTQASIDKVMAGPSADDYYSAATFYLDANKNLQQAHEWISEAVEARPEAYWMHRKKSLIEAKMGNKSAAIASAKISLTLAEEAKNMDYVKLNTDSLKEWGAKM